GAGTATCTGTCCAAGCTGAGAGAGCTGTGGCTGAGAAATAACCCCATTGAAAGCATCCCATCGTATGCATTTAACAGAGTGCCATCGCTGATGAGACTGGATCTGGGTGAACTGAGAAAACTGGAATACATCTCTGATGGGGCCTTTGAAGGTCTAGTTAACCTCAAGTATCTCAACCTGGGGATGTGCAACATTCGAGGGGAGATGCCCAACTTCACACCTCTCGTTGGGCTGGAGGAGCTGGAAATCTCTGAGAACCTCTTTCCCGAAATCAAACCAGGTTCATTCAGAGGACTGTCTTCACTCAAAAAGTTATGGATCATGAACTCTCAAATAGGGCTAATTGAGCGAAATGCCTTTGATGACCTGGCCTCTTTGGTGGAGCTGAATTTGGCCCACAACAATTTAAGCTCACTGCCCCATGACCTCTATACACCACTGAAATACCTGGTGGAACTTCACCTCCACCACAACCCCTGGAACTGTGGCTGTGATTCACTTTGGTTAGCACGTTGGCTGCGAGAGTACATACCCACCAACTCAACATGCTGTGGGCGTTGCCATTCCCCTGCACACATGAGAGGCCGCCAGTTGGTCGAGCTGGATCGGGGTGACACCGGTGCAATGCAGTGCTCCGCCCCCTTCATCGCAGATGCCCCAAGAGACCTGAATATTTCAGCTGAACGTGTGGCAGAACTGAAGTGTCGAACAGCCGCCATGTCTGCTGTACGATGGCTCCTACCAAACGGGACAATTCTAACTCATGCATCAAGTCACCCACGGTTAACAGTGCTAAATGATGGGACTTTGAATTTTTCAAATGTACTTGCAGGTGACACAGGCATGTACACCTGCATGGTGTCCAATGCGGCTGGGAATTCCAATGCTTCAGCCTATCTAAATGTAAGTGCGGCTGAGCTTAACACGTCAAACCTCAGTTACTTCACCACAGTCACAGTGGAGGTGCTGAGCCCCACATCTGAAATGCCCAAGCCCAAAACCACCACAACCACAGCAGGTGCCAGCACCACCACCACAGCATCGCCTTCAGTCTTTCAGCCAGTTTTTATCTCAACCCCAACAGTCCTGCTTCAGAGCACAGACACTCCACCAAGTCGTCCATCTGTTATACCTGGCTCGAAAGTAACAACAGGAAAGCCGCCCAATCCAGCCAGTACCAGTCTGGATGAGGTGATGAAGACAACAAAGATCATTATCGGTTGTTTTGTGGCAGTAACCTTGCTAGCAGCAATCAtgctaattgtattttataaactacGAAAGAGGCATCAACAGAGGAGCACAGTTGCTTCAGCCAGAACTGTGGAGATTATTCCGGTAGATGAAGAACTGCCCCCATCGGCTTCTGCTGCCAATATTGCAGATGAGGGGCAACTTTCTCTACCAGAAATAAGGAATCATAACAGTATTTACAAAGCGGACTACACCCACAAGTTTGACTACGGCTACAAACCAAAACTAGAATACAGTACCCATAAGCCCAAGCAAGATTTCAGCATCCATCAACCCAAATCGGACTACAATACTTACAAACCTAAAGCAGACTATATGTACCAACCAACTCTGGAATACAGCTCTCAGAAACTCACGGATTATTCACACAAGTCCTTGCCGGATTACCACGTACACAAAAAACCGGAACAAAGCCCATACAAACATGGATATGGCACCCACAAACCGGACTACAAATCTCATACGCCTAAACCAGACTTCAGTCCGTTCAAAACAGAGTACGGTGTTCCGAAATCAAAAACTGACTACAGTATGCCCAAGCCCAAACCTGATTACAGCCCCTTCAAGACAGACAGCTTTTTCAAACCTGACTACATTGCTTTCAAGGCAGAGTACAGCCCTCTCAAAGCGGAATATGTCAGTCGTGACTTCAGCCCTCACAAGTATAAAAAGGATTACAGTCCTCATAATGTGGACTACAGCCCACATAAGATGGACTACAGCACTATGAAGCCCAAATATAACACCTACAAGCCACCAGGCCACAGTGCCAAATGGACAGAAAGCAACAGCATTGGAAATTCTCTGCCTCGAACCATGCCCAGCGCTATCACAGCTTCTCCTGAAGCCCTTGTTATAAAAACTCACACCAAGGAGAAAGTACAAGAGACTCAGATATAGCCTGGTCCTCAACAAATCAGAACCTCAGTGAAAATGACCCTCTCGCCCCCCTTATAAGCCCACCATCACCCCAGCATAAAAACATGCAATAGAATgcacaagagaaaaaaaagacaggagctacttttttttgtaCAGAGTGCAATTCCTAAAGACTGATTCTTGTTGTAcatgcttataaataaatatatatggaaAAACAAACTACCATGGGCTGGTAATAGAGAAGcagattatataaaaaaataaattgaaactatTTTCTAACTTATAACTCCTATTTAAAAGATGAGTTGTTTTAAGATGCTGTGCTGGATTTAAGAAACGAGGATAGTCTTGTTTAAAAAGGGCATTCTGTGTGATTTCTAAACAACGCTACAGAGAATGCAGTGAAAATTTCAACAGCaacaacagaaaaaacaacatttatactGAAAAGTCtttcttttaaaacataaaagatAAAGGTCAATGTTGATCTTTGCAGGTTTATCTTGTAAAAGCACCATGAATTTGTACTGTGCCAAATGTTACAAATGCAATAAAAGGATTTttggaagaaaagaaaaaaaaaaaggaccacCGTTTAGCTTTTTTTTCCCCCCCGTCTCTTGATGTACTGTTGCGATCAGCCAAATGCTTTAGACACTGCAGTAGGACTCACTGCAGTTCTGCTTTAACCCTCAGAGTGCTGGGTGCCGCTCAAGTCTAAAAGGCTGGGCAGGGGCTGCTTTTCTCGCTTTTCGTTATTCTTTTGTATGCTTTCCAGCGCTGCAGTGGATTAACTGAgcttatataatttatttgtgaACTGATTTTCCATCACAAGAGACggttggttaaaaaaaataaataaatacattttaaaaaagacatTCCACTATCTTATTTCCCAAATTCTGCTGTTACTGTGAGGTACAAATGACTGGGAGGTTGTAGAACAATTTTGTATGGCTGTTTAAGCAATTTCTGCCTGCAAATGGCTTCAAAAGACACTGAAAAAGACAGGGGTCTAAACAAAAAAGCTGGTCTGCCTTTGCTTTTAGCACATTCGAGCAGTTTGTTCAAAGCTTAAGCAATTTGAGTAAGGCATCCACTTCTTTTTAACCCCATGTATTTCTACTAGAGCTGAAATAATTGTTAATAAACCATGACATTTTGATATTCTCTAAACCGacatttagattttcttttattaaatcacTGTGTGTTTCCAACACGCATTTATGAGCCAATGCATGAGACTCTGACAGGCGGTGAGCCATCAAAAACCAAGCGTCTTCTGTATGCTCAGAAGAGGTGCGTCATGACATATTGCACAGACTTGTAAGCTTTGACTGCGACATGTACATTATTGCATTCCTCTCATCCGTTCAGAGAGGCTTGTTTGACTGTCAGCAAGTGTTTTCTACCTTGAATAATTGAATTGCGCGAATAAGAAATAACGGGTGATAGAAAAGAATTAGGCCGCAAATTGATGGCGTATTAAAGGATGATAAACAATAATGCATGTTTGCATTGCTGAGCATATTGACTTGAGTGCATACAGGCTGCCTGGGAGATTAGAGCTGATTACATGATAATTGATCCAGCTCGCACAGACACACACCCTTCACAAAGTTGGGACATCTGGACACAGCGAGACAACTGTATGCCTAGCACGCACTGTACTAGcaagcacacacaccaaacaaaaatgattgtggCTGTAGGCTGTGCAGCGCCCCAGTTAAGACCAGTCCCGTACTGTTTGtgtctgtgcttttttttttaataagtcaaTAGTATTTTTCGTATACAGGTCTTTGTTAGTGATTCTGGCTCTCTTTCTTAAAAAAACGTCttggaaaaaaactgtaaatcacTTCAAACTACATATGACAATCATTTAACTGATGCAACAGATAAAAGCAATacctaaaaaagttttaaatcatGAAATTCCATCATCACTGGGGGAAATACATTTTAGTCTCTAAAAGATCTACCAAAATCTACCAAAACTTAAATTCACAGCATTGGTTAAGCATCAGATCATTCAAACTTTACTCTGTGCAATTGTCATGGATATGAAAAGCACCCTCTTATCACAACACGCTTCACAACTTATAACCCTTGTTCCAGTGTCTTCACAAACAACGTCGGTGTTGCTGCAATAACTTTAAAAACTGCAATTACAGCCAGTGATCGGCGCGTTTATGCAGCCGAACGTCACAACTATAATTGCCAGTCTGGGTTTTAATGGAGCATTGTATAGGGCTGAAGTGGATCCTTGAGCAAGCAGCATGTAAGAgcagggaaaaaaaagagaataaaaggGATGATGGCACATTCTGCCACAGGGTTTGAGGACCCTTCATGCTCTTCAGCCCACCGGCGAGAGAAAGCGACCCCTATTCATGGAACTAGGATGCAGTGTGGCTCATGATGCGGACATTTACAAAAGATTATCTGGCCAAATAACAGGAAACGATAAAGAGGATGCTGTTAAGAAATGACACAGAAGAGTGGTGGAGGGTTTAGGTTGCACACGAGTGCTTTCAACATATGattgtataaaaatatacatcAAATACAAATCCGACTGCAAAGGACTAGGAGGAGCAAATGTGCAGCCGTATGATGGAGAGGGGTTTTAGAGTGAAAGCATGAGACAAGACTGCCAGCTAGAGCTTGAAGAGAGGAAGGTTACGGCTCTGATGATTGGGTTGCACTGGAGAAGGTGTATGAAGTGGGAATGGGTGttgataaactaaactaaatatgggATGTAGGTAGTGGGGTCAATGATAGACATCCCTGAAATGAAGGAAGAGGGGGATGAGAAACCTGGCCTATACCTCGAAGGGAGGGTATGACATCATTGCGTGCTTCTATTATGCTGGAATGTTTTGCTGTATGGGTTCATTACAAGTGCTTTAAAGGGTCATTAACAGTTTATTTCTGTCACCCCACACATAAAcgatgcattttatttattagggCTATTAAAGGTGATAGACTGCGATATCTCCAAGACAGATAAACAGCTGAAATATAGCCTTTTTTAGCAGTTACCAAGATCCACTTGATATAATTTAAATTGCACTTCCAGTTCTATAAATTATTCCTAATTcctaaaacaaaaactttaagaaatagtttacccaaaactgaaaataatttactcacccttcatttgTCAAAAACCACTTTTTGTTTCTCttggaatgttggaaaccagcaccACTTCTATGGTATTTGCTTTACTTATTGAAGTCAATAGTAGCAGGTTTCAAACACTTTTCTAAATGTTTTCTGTGCTCAACagataaaaaagaaactcaaaggcaTGGAACCACTAGAGCAAGGGTACCCAAActtcgtatgaagggccaaaatctAAATATCATAGAGGGCAGTGGGCCGAAAATGAATATACTAAACTATATTACAtcaaagttgccatgggtaattttctaGTTAATTtcataacatttataaataaatagaaaactttACTTTCAATCATCTTAACTAATGCAGTACAACTTTAATTACAATGTATTGCAATAAGAACAGGTTAACAGTTTAGTTTAGTGCtgtatacactagtcaagcagaatctgccttgcCTTGATTCActcaaagtctctgcattgtcttcTATTTGTCAGTTggcagtatgtacatttaaattgaaacatgTAATTTCAATTAGCTTTATTGTAgcttaaacaataaaacaaaccaataaaaagTTACATAAAATGTGAATACAACCATCCAACACCATTCGCATCATTccccctctcttctcagatgggatggtgggcaaaatcaaaggttaccatgtgccaactttggcctgcaggccctagtttgggcatctctgcactAGAGGATGAGTAGATGGTCAACTTtgatttttgggagaactatcccttaaaatagggctgcacgatattggaaaaggCTGAttttgcgatattttatttttctgcaataaatattttgatatgaatacaatttcacaagatggtttaaatagctctatttaacGGTTTTCTGTGGAGTCTAAAAGTATTCGGGTACAAGAGTAatcacatatatataatatatatattttttttttactccaaataTCCAAACATTTCTTAAACTAAGTAATAATATTGTTTAGATTTACCCATCAGAAGAAATAagtgaagagttttttttttttttagcttgttttatgaaaattatctgccagtgggttgtgtgaaataatcttgttttcgctttgaaatgtagatatttgggctAAGAAAGATGCAagtaggttttatttatttatttatttatttttagcataaATCATAACATGCCCATATAAACACAGTGATTATACACAATTCTGTAGCTCCGGGTCAACTATAAATTAGACTGGATATTGCCTATCTTTGCGAAATGACTACTGTAGATGCGCACATTGCGCTATTGATgctgaaactttatatatattGTGCAGAACGTATTATAAAGTAACTTCGAAATAtctcaaattttaaataaaacattttaactgtagtacaattttttttaaagtcatttcattacatttaaatgtactCTTGCCTTTTTAATAAGGAGGCAAATGGAAATCATTGCCATTATTGGATAAAGttttataacaaaaacaaaaacttctttGCAAAGTGACTTTTGCATATGCGCACATTGCGATTTCGATGCTGGAacaatatattgtacagccctaccttaaatacattaaatgtttgCTAAAAGAAAAGCATTTAAAACTTCAGTCCAAGTCCAATAAGTAACACAGAGGCTAATAAACCATccaatgtaaattaaatacaaaagcaaaacaaaatagaGCCAGCATTTCATTAACCCTGCAAGCCTCGAGTTCAACGTAACACCAAATTGTAAACTAAAAGTGTTAGATTGACTAACAGAAGCAACATAATAGTTAAACATTTTGTTGGACTGCTGAGACTGTGCTAAAAAGTTaagaataaatttaaattaaaatatgtaaaacgtCTATGCATTTGATCAGCCCATGCATTTACTAGGAATCAAACTCATGACCTTGGTTGGCATTGCTAACATTCCCCTAGTAACAGGAACATAACTGCTACTTACTGCTAACTTCTAACAGATAGTTAGCATATATAATCCACCTTGTGCATTCGTCTGCTGTGGTTTAAATGGTAATGTTTGTACcttcttactttttttttgcaaaacagcCCTTTTACAAAAAGCTAACAGAGCGTTTGTCATTGTCTGACCTTCTCGTTGGCATTCCCACGAGAGCTTCTGAACAGATGTTAACTGGCTGCACTTCTGTCTGAGCCTCGGTTCTGGTCGGAAATAAAAGAAGTGGCTTTATGACGGCCACAGAGGCCTCCGAAATGAAAGACAGCGCCGTTAATCACCGTTTTGTTAGGTTTTGTTCTATCCGTACCCTTGCCCATAAACGCTGAGAAGAGGGTGCAATTACCCATGAAGTAAACACAGGAAAGAGCAGTGCTGGGGTACCAAGTCACCCGTCATTAATTCAGATGCCACCGTCTACGGTTAATGGCCGGTGCACAGATTCCCTCTCACCATTTGTTAACCTCAGAGCTGGCATACTGAAAGTGCCCGAGCACTTAAAAAGAGTAAACACAAAGGCGCAGCTACTCAGTTTCTTCACAGAGTTGCAAATCAAGGAACTCTCTGCACAAATAATACTCACTTCACATAAAGATCGCTATAAAATCATTATTTACGCCtgaagactaaaaaaaaaaaaacacaaagctaGGATTCTCAATAGACAATGCAAGTAGTAAAACTGTCAGCGTGCACACACCAGCACAGCCCTTAGTGAGTGTTTAAAGTAGAATTCTATCTGAGGTTTATAGGCCCCTCTCCATAACACATTTGCATATCTCGTCGGTGCCATTTCACATGCCTCTGGTGTCGTATGAGTTTCTTGGGGGGGTAGCTGGTGCCAGCCTGTTCCATTTTAACGTCATGCAAATGGAAGCAGTGCAAGGAAGAATTGTGCCCTTTTCGTCCTCTACATGTTTAAAACACGACCCAGAGGGCATGTGCTTCAGATGCAGGATGCTGGGTTGAGCGCAAACACTGCAGCAAAACGACTCCATTTGGTGCACTTTGCATTTTCTTCATGATGCCTGACAAACATGTGACTTCAATAGGGGGAAATAAACAATGTAGCTGTGCAAGACGGTAGTTCTCAAACCGCCTCTGATTTGCTATGGCAAAGAGGCACATGGCTTCCAGGAAAAAAAAGGAAGGAGATAGGGAGGGGGGGAATGTGGGCCATTTGGATTGCTGTTTGTAGTGTTTACATATTACTTTAATGATCTTACATTGCTGCAAAAGGTCCGTCTTTAAATACAGATTAAGCAGCTAGACTACCATGACAATCTTTGTCATTCTTCTACCCGCACGCTGTGCttgaaaatatattgttttaaagatCAATGATTGAGTATGCATTAAATGGTGGGGTATTAACAAGGgtggtgcattgtgggatttGTAGGTCATTAAAAGCTACTTTTTCCTATTATTTATAGTCACCATTTAGAAAGCCATTG
The Danio rerio strain Tuebingen ecotype United States chromosome 4, GRCz12tu, whole genome shotgun sequence genome window above contains:
- the lrrc4.1 gene encoding leucine-rich repeat-containing protein 4; amino-acid sequence: MCHIMSLLGRVAVRRARKAALLCVLFLMVQACVEVVAAAGPQGCPTDCSCNNQLSKVVCTRRGLTRVPPGIPSTTRHLNLMENAIESVQVDSFRNLHHLEVLQLGRNAIRQIEVGAFSGLTNLNTLELFDNRLTVVPSGAFEYLSKLRELWLRNNPIESIPSYAFNRVPSLMRLDLGELRKLEYISDGAFEGLVNLKYLNLGMCNIRGEMPNFTPLVGLEELEISENLFPEIKPGSFRGLSSLKKLWIMNSQIGLIERNAFDDLASLVELNLAHNNLSSLPHDLYTPLKYLVELHLHHNPWNCGCDSLWLARWLREYIPTNSTCCGRCHSPAHMRGRQLVELDRGDTGAMQCSAPFIADAPRDLNISAERVAELKCRTAAMSAVRWLLPNGTILTHASSHPRLTVLNDGTLNFSNVLAGDTGMYTCMVSNAAGNSNASAYLNVSAAELNTSNLSYFTTVTVEVLSPTSEMPKPKTTTTTAGASTTTTASPSVFQPVFISTPTVLLQSTDTPPSRPSVIPGSKVTTGKPPNPASTSLDEVMKTTKIIIGCFVAVTLLAAIMLIVFYKLRKRHQQRSTVASARTVEIIPVDEELPPSASAANIADEGQLSLPEIRNHNSIYKADYTHKFDYGYKPKLEYSTHKPKQDFSIHQPKSDYNTYKPKADYMYQPTLEYSSQKLTDYSHKSLPDYHVHKKPEQSPYKHGYGTHKPDYKSHTPKPDFSPFKTEYGVPKSKTDYSMPKPKPDYSPFKTDSFFKPDYIAFKAEYSPLKAEYVSRDFSPHKYKKDYSPHNVDYSPHKMDYSTMKPKYNTYKPPGHSAKWTESNSIGNSLPRTMPSAITASPEALVIKTHTKEKVQETQI